A part of Cryptosporangium aurantiacum genomic DNA contains:
- a CDS encoding ABC transporter ATP-binding protein, giving the protein MATHDQQLTAPTVHIAGLTRAFGERAVLDGVDLDIQPGQFVALLGKSGSGKSTLLRALAGLDHDVTGTGVIRTPERVSVVFQDSRLLPWKRILPNVVLGVEGRADAKAKAREALAEVGLAGRERAWPTELSGGEAQRAALARSLVREPELLLADEPFGALDALTRIKMHALLRELCERHQPAVLLVTHDVDEAIVLADRILVLQDGRIGVDITVDLPHPRAYGDHKLAGYRTLLLDALGVDAGAQQRAS; this is encoded by the coding sequence ATGGCGACGCACGATCAGCAACTGACGGCGCCGACCGTCCACATCGCCGGGCTCACCCGCGCGTTCGGTGAACGTGCCGTCCTCGACGGTGTCGACCTGGACATCCAGCCCGGCCAGTTCGTGGCGCTGCTCGGCAAGAGCGGTTCCGGGAAGAGCACGCTGCTGCGCGCGCTCGCCGGCCTTGATCACGACGTGACCGGCACCGGTGTGATCCGGACCCCCGAGCGGGTCTCGGTCGTGTTCCAGGACTCGCGTCTGCTGCCGTGGAAACGGATCCTGCCGAACGTCGTCCTCGGGGTCGAAGGGAGGGCGGACGCCAAGGCCAAGGCGCGCGAAGCGCTGGCCGAAGTCGGGCTGGCCGGACGCGAACGGGCCTGGCCCACCGAGCTGTCCGGCGGCGAGGCGCAACGCGCGGCGCTGGCCCGCTCCCTCGTCCGCGAGCCCGAACTGCTGCTCGCCGACGAACCCTTCGGCGCGCTCGACGCGCTCACCCGCATCAAGATGCACGCCCTGCTCCGCGAGCTGTGCGAACGCCACCAGCCTGCCGTCCTCCTGGTCACCCACGACGTCGACGAGGCGATCGTGCTGGCCGACCGGATCCTCGTCCTGCAGGACGGACGCATCGGTGTCGACATCACCGTCGACCTACCGCATCCCCGCGCGTACGGCGACCACAAGCTCGCCGGCTATCGGACGCTGCTGCTCGACGCCCTTGGCGTCGACGCCGGAGCCCAGCAGCGCGCGTCCTAG
- a CDS encoding ABC transporter permease, protein MTEASTLPLAATIAPESPPVVRRPKRRRLSVRKNLPGARLLGPIVIVGIWAVASATGQLDPRTLPAPWTVAETAWELWTTGTLGEDILTSLQRAAKGFLLGLSIGVGLALLAGLSRVGDALIDGSVQINRAIPTLGLIPLFIVWLGIGETFKVAIIAIIVYIPIYLNLHAALTGIDLRFVELAEVSRLNKLQFIRHVVLPGALPGFFVGLRLGVTYSWLGLVVLEQINATSGLGFMMFQATNYGQTAVIVVGLAVYGIFGFVSDALVRILERRVLSWRRTISN, encoded by the coding sequence ATGACCGAAGCATCCACGCTTCCGCTCGCGGCCACGATTGCTCCGGAATCACCGCCGGTCGTGAGGCGGCCGAAACGGCGACGGCTGAGCGTCCGCAAGAACCTTCCCGGCGCCCGGCTCCTGGGGCCGATCGTGATCGTCGGCATCTGGGCCGTCGCGTCGGCGACGGGTCAGCTGGACCCGCGCACGCTGCCCGCACCATGGACGGTCGCCGAGACCGCCTGGGAGCTGTGGACGACCGGCACGCTCGGAGAGGACATCCTGACGTCGCTTCAGCGCGCGGCGAAAGGCTTCCTGCTCGGGCTGAGCATCGGCGTCGGACTCGCGCTGCTGGCCGGCCTGTCCCGCGTCGGTGACGCGCTCATCGACGGCTCGGTGCAGATCAACCGCGCGATCCCCACGCTCGGGCTGATCCCGCTGTTCATCGTCTGGCTGGGCATCGGCGAGACGTTCAAGGTCGCCATCATCGCGATCATCGTCTACATCCCGATCTACCTGAACCTGCACGCCGCGCTGACCGGCATCGACCTGCGTTTCGTCGAACTGGCGGAAGTCAGCCGGTTGAACAAACTGCAGTTCATCAGGCACGTCGTGCTTCCCGGCGCACTGCCCGGCTTCTTCGTCGGGCTCCGGCTGGGCGTCACCTACTCGTGGCTCGGACTGGTCGTCCTCGAGCAGATCAACGCCACCAGCGGGCTGGGCTTCATGATGTTCCAGGCCACGAACTACGGCCAGACCGCTGTCATCGTCGTCGGACTCGCGGTCTACGGAATCTTCGGATTCGTCTCGGACGCACTCGTACGAATTCTGGAGAGGCGGGTGCTGTCATGGCGACGCACGATCAGCAACTGA